A genomic stretch from Acidobacteriota bacterium includes:
- a CDS encoding zinc ribbon domain-containing protein, with the protein MPLFEYQCTACGHRFEALVVGNRQPETCPRCAAPTIEKQCSTFGVGGTNGGYGKSSRLGSSCAPGGG; encoded by the coding sequence ATGCCGCTCTTCGAGTATCAGTGCACAGCGTGCGGCCACCGTTTCGAGGCGTTGGTCGTCGGCAACAGGCAGCCGGAGACGTGTCCCCGGTGCGCCGCGCCGACCATCGAGAAGCAGTGTTCGACGTTCGGGGTCGGGGGTACCAACGGTGGCTACGGCAAGAGTTCGCGACTCGGATCGTCGTGCGCACCGGGCGGCGGTTGA